The following nucleotide sequence is from Candidatus Obscuribacterales bacterium.
CAGGGAGACAAAGGTGCGGACTTTGGAATCGCGAAAGGTTTCCACAACCTGGTCTTCAGCTTTAGGATCTAATTCGCGGCGGATACGATCGACGGTACGCAAAATGGAGCGAGGTAATACTCCGGTTTTATCCGCAAAGGAGGCCACGTCATCACGCGGTGCGGCGCGGCGCGGTGTTGGGGATGGGCCAGGCGTGGGGCTACCTAAGGATGCTGGGTCGAGGCTAGGATCTGTGGCGGTGACGACGAGAGGAGCGCGGCGGGTGGGCGTATAGCGCTTGGGGCTATAGCGATCTAACACGTCGTCAATAAACCGCAGTTTCTTAAAAATGAGGGCGGGTTTGTCAATAATATTGACGTTGGCTTCACCGGAGCGATCGTCTATCTCCACTTCTGTGATGCGGGCATTGGAGAGGCGAACGACGGAATTGCTGGCCTTAAATTCTGCTAAGCGCCTGCGCGCCGTTTCGAGATTTTTCTTCAGTTCGCCCTGGAAGTAAGCTTGGGTGCCTTCGCCATAGTTGCCCACGTCGGCGGAGATGCGATCGCCATTGAAGTGATTCTCTTCGATGCTGCGGATCCTGCAGGCGGCTGCATAGGCCTCGTCTAATGCGCGATCGGGGGTTTTGAGCCACCATTGATTGACCCGGCGCAAATATCGTTTAACGGTGCTTGAAAGTGCTGATGTCATAATGATAGGGGAACGATTCACCCACAGGGTTGAGACGAGTTGAGCTGAGAAGGATCATCTCTGAGCGGGTGGGCAACGGTCGCTGGATGAGT
It contains:
- a CDS encoding proton extrusion protein PcxA, which produces MTSALSSTVKRYLRRVNQWWLKTPDRALDEAYAAACRIRSIEENHFNGDRISADVGNYGEGTQAYFQGELKKNLETARRRLAEFKASNSVVRLSNARITEVEIDDRSGEANVNIIDKPALIFKKLRFIDDVLDRYSPKRYTPTRRAPLVVTATDPSLDPASLGSPTPGPSPTPRRAAPRDDVASFADKTGVLPRSILRTVDRIRRELDPKAEDQVVETFRDSKVRTFVSLRFILILVIAPLLTQQVAKNFLVGPIVDQTRHEDSAIIFLNSEMEEEALEELSRYEEHLRFKILIGQVPAISSEEMESRIKEKAAEIQDEFYWRSSDSIKNIFADFLSVLVFALVLVRSKAEIAVLKSFIDELIYGLSDSAKAFIIILFTDTFVGFHSPHGWEIILEGISRHFGLPANRDFIFLFIATFPVILDTVFKYWIFRYLNRISPSAVATYKNMNE